In Taeniopygia guttata chromosome 2, bTaeGut7.mat, whole genome shotgun sequence, one genomic interval encodes:
- the PTGR3 gene encoding prostaglandin reductase 3 isoform X1 yields the protein MSFSAKSGASLSSWAARWWWWRRQPSCAAAAPAWSCFGGSWSRPILDMSYSRHFLDFQGSSIPSSMKKLVVTKLSQNFREAVTLQQDSPVPLPGDGDLLVRNRFVGINASDINYSAGRYDASVKPPFDIGFEGVGEVVALGLGASANYTVGQAVAYVKAGSFAEYTVVPARQAVPLPSVKPEFLTLMVSGATAYLSLKELGDLSEGKKVLVTAAAGGTGQFAVQLAKTAKCHVIGTCSSDEKGGFLKSIGCDRTINYKTENVESVLRKDYPEGVDVVYESVGGKMFDLALNALAIKGRLIVIGFIAGYQNPTGFQPIKAELLPAKLLKKSASVHGFFLNHYLSDYKMALQHLLKMYERGDLVCEVDFGDMSPEGKFTGLESVFRAVDYMYMGKNIGKIVVELPHSVNSKL from the exons ATGAGTTTTAGCGCGAAAAGCGGCGCTTCGCTGAGCTCCTGGGCAGCGCGGTGGTGGTGGTGGCGGCGGCAGCCGTCCTGTGCCGCGGCGGCTCCTGCCTGGTCCTGCTTCGGTGGCAGCTGGTCGCGGCCCATCCTGGACATGTCCTACTCCCGTCACTTTTTGGATTTCCAGGGCTCGtccatccccagctccatgAAGAAGCTGGTGGTGACTAAGCTGAGCCAAAACTTCAGGGAAGCGGTCACCCTGCAGCAGGACTCGCCCGTGCCACTCCCGGGAGACGGAGACCTCCTGGTCAGGAACAG aTTTGTCGGCATCAATGCATCTGATATAAACTACTCAGCTGGTCGATATGACGCCTCAGTTAAACCCCCCTTTGATATAGGCTTTGAAGGCGTCGGTGAAGTGGTAGCGTTAGGACTCGGTGCTAGTGCAAATTACACGGTGGGTCAAGCTGTGGCCTACGTGAAAGCAGGTTCCTTTGCTGAATACACAGTTGTGCCGGCCAGACAAGCAGTCCCTCTACCCTCAGTGAAACCCGAGTTTCTCACTTTAATGGTAAGTGGCGCAACTGCATACCTCAGCTTGAAagagctgggagacctgtctGAAGGCAAGAAGGttctggtgacagcagcagctggaggaacAGGCCAGTTCGCTGTGCAGCTTGCAAAAACGGCAAAATGCCATGTAATTGGAACCTGCTCCAGTGATGAAAAGGGTGGCTTTCTGAAATCCATTGGCTGTGACCGTACCATCAActataaaactgaaaatgtcGAATCTGTGCTTAGGAAGGACTACCCAGAAGGTGTGGATGTGGTGTATGAATCTGTTGGAGGAAAGATGTTTGACTTGGCTCTCAATGCCTTGGCTATCAAAGGGCGCCTGATAGTTATTGGGTTTATCGCTGGCTACCAAAACCCCACTGGCTTCCAGCCTATTAAAGCAGAGTTATTGCCAGCAAAACTATTGAAGAAGTCTGCTAGTGTCCATGGTTTCTTCTTGAACCATTACCTTTCTGACTACAAAATGGCTCTGCAGCATTTGCTCAAGATGTATGAAAGAGGAGACCTGGTTTGTGAGGTGGACTTTGGAGACATGTCTCCTGAGGGCAAGTTCACTGGCTTGGAATCTGTATTCCGTGCTGTAGATTACATGTAcatgggaaaaaacattggAAAAATTGTAGTTGAATTACCTCACTCTGTCAACAGTAAGCTGTAA
- the PTGR3 gene encoding prostaglandin reductase 3 isoform X2 yields the protein MKGRKRFVGINASDINYSAGRYDASVKPPFDIGFEGVGEVVALGLGASANYTVGQAVAYVKAGSFAEYTVVPARQAVPLPSVKPEFLTLMVSGATAYLSLKELGDLSEGKKVLVTAAAGGTGQFAVQLAKTAKCHVIGTCSSDEKGGFLKSIGCDRTINYKTENVESVLRKDYPEGVDVVYESVGGKMFDLALNALAIKGRLIVIGFIAGYQNPTGFQPIKAELLPAKLLKKSASVHGFFLNHYLSDYKMALQHLLKMYERGDLVCEVDFGDMSPEGKFTGLESVFRAVDYMYMGKNIGKIVVELPHSVNSKL from the exons ATGAAGGGGAGGAAGAG aTTTGTCGGCATCAATGCATCTGATATAAACTACTCAGCTGGTCGATATGACGCCTCAGTTAAACCCCCCTTTGATATAGGCTTTGAAGGCGTCGGTGAAGTGGTAGCGTTAGGACTCGGTGCTAGTGCAAATTACACGGTGGGTCAAGCTGTGGCCTACGTGAAAGCAGGTTCCTTTGCTGAATACACAGTTGTGCCGGCCAGACAAGCAGTCCCTCTACCCTCAGTGAAACCCGAGTTTCTCACTTTAATGGTAAGTGGCGCAACTGCATACCTCAGCTTGAAagagctgggagacctgtctGAAGGCAAGAAGGttctggtgacagcagcagctggaggaacAGGCCAGTTCGCTGTGCAGCTTGCAAAAACGGCAAAATGCCATGTAATTGGAACCTGCTCCAGTGATGAAAAGGGTGGCTTTCTGAAATCCATTGGCTGTGACCGTACCATCAActataaaactgaaaatgtcGAATCTGTGCTTAGGAAGGACTACCCAGAAGGTGTGGATGTGGTGTATGAATCTGTTGGAGGAAAGATGTTTGACTTGGCTCTCAATGCCTTGGCTATCAAAGGGCGCCTGATAGTTATTGGGTTTATCGCTGGCTACCAAAACCCCACTGGCTTCCAGCCTATTAAAGCAGAGTTATTGCCAGCAAAACTATTGAAGAAGTCTGCTAGTGTCCATGGTTTCTTCTTGAACCATTACCTTTCTGACTACAAAATGGCTCTGCAGCATTTGCTCAAGATGTATGAAAGAGGAGACCTGGTTTGTGAGGTGGACTTTGGAGACATGTCTCCTGAGGGCAAGTTCACTGGCTTGGAATCTGTATTCCGTGCTGTAGATTACATGTAcatgggaaaaaacattggAAAAATTGTAGTTGAATTACCTCACTCTGTCAACAGTAAGCTGTAA